In the genome of Phlebotomus papatasi isolate M1 chromosome 2, Ppap_2.1, whole genome shotgun sequence, one region contains:
- the LOC129800265 gene encoding uncharacterized protein LOC129800265 gives MYQAIVRPLISYGAVVWWPRVEYKNSATALQRLQRLACLGVTGAIRTAPTAALEVWLGLPPLPLYIKAEAGMAAFRLRSAGTWKVGCHPVGHMGIMDSLIRRHPNLLMRDDFQLKERLPQKNLKPILHSRAEWRESAGEIIEPGMIALFTDGSRVEGSSGAGYYCPELGLSGSVPIGRNTTVFQAEITAILIGVRSLIEAGVSDKQINIFSDSRAALLSISGYNSRSSLVLECREMIEMVSHYREVFLHWVPGHCGIAGNEEADRLAVAGAKTEFIGPEPAVGISRQMRKTIIKEDLLSQHQTLWAGTENCRVSRLFMPSVDSKRTEYLVGSSLYNTRRVLLGKAVLAWEELSKLKPARLMEFIRKTGWLGTDSR, from the coding sequence ATGTATCAAGCCATAGTTAGACCTCTAATCTCATATGGAGCTGTGGTATGGTGGCCCAGGGTTGAGTATAAAAATTCGGCCACGGCACTTCAGCGGCTCCAGAGATTGGCTTGTCTTGGCGTCACAGGAGCCATCCGGACAGCACCTACTGCTGCTCTGGAGGTTTGGCTGGGTTTACCTCCCCTTCCGCTTTATATTAAAGCGGAGGCGGGTATGGCAGCATTTAGACTGCGATCAGCGGGTACATGGAAGGTGGGCTGCCATCCGGTGGGTCACATGGGCATAATGGACTCACTTATTCGTAGGCATCCCAATCTTCTTATGAGGGATGATTTTCAGTTAAAGGAAAGATTACCTCAAAAGAATTTAAAACCCATACTTCACTCGAGGGCTGAATGGAGAGAAAGCGCGGGGGAGATTATCGAACCCGGTATGATTGCACTCTTCACTGATGGCTCACGGGTAGAGGGATCCTCTGGCGCCGGATACTATTGTCCGGAACTCGGACTTAGTGGATCGGTGCCTATTGGCCGAAATACCACTGTATTTCAGGCTGAGATCACAGCAATTCTGATCGGAGTACGGAGCCTCATTGAGGCCGGAGTCTCTgacaaacaaataaatatattttctgacaGCCGTGCTGCCCTATTATCCATTTCCGGATACAACTCCCGTTCATCGCTGGTGCTTGAGTGTCGAGAAATGATAGAAATGGTCTCGCACTACCGCGAGGTCTTTCTTCATTGGGTACCGGGGCACTGCGGGATAGCGGGGAATGAGGAGGCAGATCGCCTTGCGGTGGCAGGGGCGAAAACCGAATTTATTGGTCCCGAACCTGCCGTCGGAATATCCCGCCAGATGAGGAAAACCATCATTAAGGAGGATTTACTTTCACAACATCAAACGCTCTGGGCAGGTACAGAAAACTGTCGTGTATCCAGACTGTTTATGCCAAGTGTGGACAGTAAAAGGACAGAATATCTGGTGGGCAGCAGTCTTTATAACACAAGACGAGTACTGCTGGGTAAAGCGGTGCTCGCTTGGGAAGAATTATCTAAACTGAAGCCGGCCCGTCTAATGGAATTCATCCGAAAGACTGGCTGGCTAGGTACAGACAGCAGATGA